The DNA sequence GGTCGACCTGACCGCGGGGCTGGCCCGGCCCTGGACCTATGAGACGTCGCCCAAGGGGCACGTGGGGGTGCTGGCGGACCGGTCGCGCGGCACGCTCATCGGCGCCTGGGCCGTGGCACCCCTGGCGGGCGAGTGGATCCACACCGCCGCCCTCGCCGTGCGGGAGCAGATCGGCGTCGACCGACTGCGCGAGGGCATCTTCCAGTTCCCGACCTTCAGCGAGGGCTACACGCTGGCGGTCGACGCGCTCGACCTGTAGCCGCAGGGGCGGCCAGCGGGCCGAACGGCGCCCCGGCGACCCGGCCTCCCTTCGACTCCCCTGCACGCGAACTCTGGAATCGCGCGTGTAACCGATGCCACAGTCGGGCAGGGGGACATCTCCGGTTCCGGTCGGGTCCGCTCGGCGCGCGGGTCGCCGCCGACCGCCGGCGGGGACGGAGCGCAGGAGAGCAGGGGCGTCCTACGCCCGCCGCGTTAGGGACGCCTCCGCCCGCGGCACGACGACAGCCGCACGCGCACCGAGCAGACTCGGCCGGGACCAACCGACGGCACGAGGGGCGGTCCTCATGGGAGCCGACACACCCGGGCGTCGGGGCCGAAGGGCCGCGCGGCGCGCGGGTGCGCACGCGCCGCCGAATGCCGTCGCGGCCTCACGGCGGCCCGCGGCGGCAGCCGCAGCCTATGGCGGGCGCCTGTGCTCTCCGGTGCTGCGCGGACTCTCGGCGGCGGCTCCGGCTTCGGCCGGACGCGGGCTCGCCGCCTTGTCCGCCGCGATCGCCGCACGGCTGCGCTGGGCCCGCGCCGCCGCGTCCACCCGGCCGGCGGTACCGGAGACCGCTCCGGCGGTTCCGACCGGGCGCGCCGAGGAGACCGACGCACCCGCCCTGCGGATTCCCGCCCAGCGCGCCCCCGTGCCGCCCGCCGGGCAGCAGCCGCCTCCGCCGCCCGCCGCCGCGTCGCGGCTGTCCGCACTGCGCGGCACGTGGCGGTCGGCGGCCCTGTGGACACTGCGGCTGACCGTCCTCGTCCAGGTCGGCGTGCTGCTCCTGCAGTCCGCGACCGTCGGCGCCACACCAGCCGGCCAAGCGGCGGCCGCGGGCGCGCTCGGCGATCCGCTGCTGTGGCCGGTGGCGGCGGCCGGCACCGCGCAGGCCGCCGCAGCGGCCGCGATCGCGGTGGGCGCCCGCGCCTCCTGGTGGCCCGCCGTGTTCAGCGCCGTGCTGCTCGTCGGCGGGCTGGTACAGCGCGGCATGTCCGGCGCCGACCCCGCCTACCTGATCCTCCTCGGCACAGTGCTGGTCGCACCGGGCCTCTGGGTGGCGCTGTGGGCCTGGGGCTGGCACTGGCCCGAGCAAGAGGAGTAGGTACCGGCGCGTTTCCGGGACCAGGCGGGCCGGCCCCGCGCATAGCCGTCGGTCAGCCTTTCGTTATCTTTTCCAAGAGAGGTCGTAGTCGGGATGGGCGGCGTAGACGGCCGCCAGGTGCTCAAGGGCCCGGCGCCAGGCGTGCAGCGCCGACCAGGCGCCGTCCTCCTCCGAGGCGGACTGGGCGCCGTTGTTCAGGGTGTCCATGCACTCGCGGTAGGTCTCGTTGTAGCCCTCCACGATCCCGCGTTTGGCCCCGACGTCGGCGCGGGCGCGTTCGGGCCCCCCGGTGCCCGGGGAGGCCGCGTGCGCGGCGCTTTCGTCCTCCGCCAGGCGCGCGTTGAGGAACTCCACGATCGTCACCCTTGCTCCACTCCTTCCGCTGGAGTCCGACCTCTGTCGACGCTCCCCGCCGGCTGCGCGTTCCACCGGGCGCACCGCGCATCCACCCATGTTCCGGACAGCCTTGGGATCGTCTCGCGAAGACCGGTTCGTCGGAAACCCCGGCATCCGCTCCGGATCGCCGGGCGCCTACCCGCAGCCCTCGAACTGGGGCACACTGGTATTCAGGTCCAGCCCGGTATCGCCGAACCACTTGCGCAGCAGCCAGGCGGCGGTGCCGTCCTGGTACATGCGGGTGATGGCCCGGTTCACCGCCTCGCAGCCGGCGAGGTCCTCCTTGGCGACACCCACCCCGTACTTCTCACTGGTGAAGGGCGCGTTGACCAGTCGGAACGACGCCGGCGCGGTGGCCAGGTAGCCCGCCAGGATGAGGTCGTCGGTCGAGACGGCGTCCACCTCGCCTTCCGCGAGCAGGTCGATGCAGTCGCTGTAGTCGGGCCGCTCGACACGCACCGCCGCCACCTCGCGCTCCTCGATCACCCGGTTGGCGGAGTTCGACCCGGCGCCCTGGCACAGCCGCTTGCCTGCCAGGTCGGCGACCCCGTCGACGGAGGTGTCTCCGGCTCGGACCAGGATGTCCTGGTGGGCCACGTAGTAGGGACCGCCGAACGTGACGACCGTCTTGCGCAACTGGGTGATGGAGTAGGTGGCCAGCACGAGGTCCACCTTGCCGCGGACGAGCACGCGCTCACGCTCACGCGAGGTCACCCCCACGAACTCGACGCTCTCGCGCGGCACTCCCAGTTCGTCGGCGATGTAGAGCGCCACGTCGACGTCGAAGCCCTCGTAGTCCCCGCCGTCGGTGCGCAGACCGAGCCCCGGCTGGTCGGTCTTCACCCCGATGCGCAGCGCCGTCGCGTCCGCGACGGAGGTGTGCACGCCGACGGTGTCGGTGCACGCGGCGGCCGCGGCCAGGACCGCCGCCGCAGCGGCGGCGGAGACCAGCCGGCGCAATGGCATCGGCGCTCGCCTCCTCTCCTGCCGCGGCGCGGCCGCAAACCGCCGGGCTAGCGGTACTCCGCCAACCGCGGCCGCACGCCCAGCACCACCAGAGCCGCTACTCCCAGGCACGCGCCCAGCAGCGCCGCGTCCCAGCCGCGCAACCCGGCGCCGGCCTCGGCGACGGCGGTGTCGAAGGTGTTCTTGTGCAGCGCGGTCAGCCGGATCAGTGAACGTTCGTAGCGGTCGAACAGGTCCTCGACGGAATCCTCCCCCGACATGTGGGCGTCGACCGCCTCCGCGATGCGGCCGTTTTCGGCCAGCTCGCGCATCCGCCGGTCGGCCTGCAGGTAGGCGCTGTAGTCCCGCAGGGTCTGCCGCTGCACCTCCTCGCGCCCCTCGACCCCGCCGGCGCGGATCTCCTCGCCCAGCAGGCCGAGCATCCGCCCCGGGTAGTCGGTGTGGTCGGGCACCGCCTCGGCGACCTCGGCGGTGTAGGATTCCAGGTCGCCCGGCACGTCGGAGTCCCGGGGGACCAGGAACAGCACCATCTGCGCGTCCTCCAGGAAGGTCTGCTCGTAGGCGCCGGCGCGGCCGGGATCCATCAGCCAACGGCTCTGGTCGGCGTTCATCCCGGTGCTGATGGCCCGGGCGCGCGAGAGCGCCAGCACCGAGTCGAGCCCCTCCTCCTTGGCCGTGCGCAGCAGGGCCGCCTGCTGCTCCAGCATCGCCATGGCGGCGAGGCCGAACACCAGGACGCCGGCGGTGGCGGCGGCGAGCGGCACGTTGTAGCGGCGCCGGAACCGCTTGCGCAGGAACAGCTGCAGCCCGAGCAGCGCCGCGAGCAGGGCGGTGACCGAGCCCGCGACCAGCGCGACGCCCACCGACGCGGCCGAGCTGTTGCGCTGGTACGTGCTGCGCACGGTGGCTCCACTGTCGAGGGTGAGGTTGTAAGCCTTGGGCAGCAGGTCGCGGCGCATCAGCCCGCCGGCGCGCCGGTAGAGCCGGACGACCTCGTCGGACGGCTCGCCCGCGGGGCGGCCCGCCTCGTCGTTGAGCAGTCGCGCCTGGGCCACCAGGTTCTCGTAGCTGTTCATGCCGTCCATGACGGCGCGGACGTTCTGCTCCTCGGCGGGGCCGCCCTCGGCGAGCTGGGCGGCGTGCAGCAGCGCGCGGCCGGCCTCCTTTCGGCTCTGCTCGTAGCGCACCAGCGCGGCCTCGCGGCCGTCGCCCAAGGAGTGCTCGGAGCCCATCAGCAGCACGTTGGCCATCTGGGCGTCCATGTCGCTCAGCGCGAAGTACAGGTCGGCGGTGGCCACCACTTTGGGGCCTTCGCCGCGTCCGATCACCTCCAGACCGTCGCGCGCCCGGGAGATCGCCGACCCCGTGACGCCGAACAGCACGGCGACCAGCACCAGGCACAGCGCGCTGAGCAGCCACACGCCGCCGCGTGTCCCGGGCCAGCCCGCCCATTCGGGCACGCCCATCCGCCGGCGCGCCCGCTCGGCGGCACCGGTGGCCAGCCGGTCGGCGATCTCGGGGGACTCGGTGCTGCGCTTCACCAAGCCGCCTCACCCCCACTGCCGGTGCAGGGTGATGACGGTCCAGGCGCCGACGTAGATCCGGTCGGTCTCATGCAGCGCCACCTCCGTGTTGCGCGGGACCGGGTTCCCGGTCCCGTTCAGCGTCGTGCCGTTCGTGGAACCCTCGTCGACCAGTGCCCACGCGCCACCAGGCCGGGCGAGCAGAGCCGCGTGGGCGTGGGAGACCGCCGGATCCTCCGGCGGACCGGCCAGATCGATCTCCGGGTGGAGGCCGCGGCTCAGGCTGCGCCGCCCGATGCGGACGCGTGCGCGGTTGAGCGGAACGCGGCGCTGCGGAGCGTGGGACGGGAAGACGAGCGCGCCCGGGTCGAGCACGCCGCTGTCGGCCATGGCCTGGTAGTAGGCCGGGTCCGCGGCGACGATCGCCCACCAGGTGGCCTCCGCCGCACCACCGGAGGAGTCCGGCCGACCGGTGCGCGCACCGGGTGCCGCGCTTTCCGCTGCGCCCGGTCCGGCCACCGGGTGGTCGTCGGCGAGCGGCAGCGGCGACGCCTCGGTGCTAGCGGCGGCTGCGAAGTCGTGCCCGCACGCCTCGCAGAAACGGCCCGCGCGCTCGGCCGCGCAGTCGGGGCACCGCTCGTCGGGCACCTCCTCCGACATCCCGGTGCGCAGCCCGATCGGCGGTGTGGGGATGAGCAGCCCGCACACGTCGCAGTAGGCGTCGCCCAACGAGCGGTGGCCGGCGGGACACGTCGGCATGGTCGGCCTCTTCCTCCCCTCACACGGCCCCCGGTTCGCGGTCGCCCCCGCGCGTGGGAACGGTTCTCGTCGAGTGGGTGTCCAGCGTCATCTCGTCGGCCCGGGAGACCGCGGGGCGCAGCCGCACCGTGCCCGTGGCCGCGTCGACGACCTCGACGACCCGGTCCAGCAGAGCCGCGGTGGCGTCGTTGCCCGAGGCGTGCGCCAGGGCCACCGCGTGCCCCAGCCGTTCGGTGGCCGAATCGTTTTCGCCTTGCCGACGCGCGTGCAGCCCCTCCTGCACGGCGCGGGCCAGCTCGGTCCGCCCGGTGTAGTGGGCGACGACCGGGTCGGTCCGCGCGGCCCGGTCGTAGTCGGCGGTCCACGCGGCCAGCACGTCGCCGCAGACGGTATGGGAGGCGTCGGTGCCCGCGGGGACCGGGCGCACCCGCCCGGCCCGCATCCGCCGGCCGGTGGCGCCGGTCGGCACCCGCAGGTGGAGGTGGTAGGCGCGGGTCTCGGCACCCCAGGACCCGGTCGGGTAGTCGCCGCTGAGCCGCCCCGAAGCGGTGCGCCGTGCGGTGAGGTCGTGCACGCTGGGGGCGACCTGGACCAGAGCGGCGACCGAGGCGCCGCGCGGCGTCCACAGGCGCAGCGCCACGTCGGCGACGGCCTTGTCCATGGCGGCGCGTGCCATGGCGCGGAAGTCCTCGGCCAGGCGCTCCGGATCGGTGATGATCCCGACGCCGCCGAGCAGGGCTTCGGCGACGCGGCGCAGCTCGCCCACATGCCAGTCGGTGCCAACGCCGCGGCAGTCGCAGACGAACCTGCCGGCGTGCTCGGCCAGGACCGGGTCGAAGGTGTCGGGCCGCTCGTTGTTCCGGCCGTCGGTGAGCAGGATGGCGTGCTTGAGAACGCCCGGCCCCAGCGGCTCGAACAGCGCGCCGGCGGTGCGCAGCCAGGCACCCATGCGCGTGCCGCCCGCGGCGGTGAGGCCGTCCACGGCGGCGTGCGCCTCGGCCCGGGTGCGGGGCGAGGCGGGAGCCAGGCCGGTCGTGGCCGGATAGACCACCCTGGCGGTGTCCCGCCCCGCCACGACGGCGAACTCGACCCCGTTGCGCAGCGCGTCGACAGCGGCGCGGGCGGCCCGCTTGGCCGCGCTCAGCTTCTCGCCGTGCATCGAACCCGACGTGTCGACGACGACCACTTCCGCCGCCGGCGGGACCGGCCCCGAATCGGCGGTCGGATGCGCGGTGACCTGCACGATCGCATGCACCTCGGTCCCGCCGGGAGCGAGCCACGGATTCTGGTCCACGCGCACGGCGAAGTCCGGCGCCCGTCCCGGGGCCCGCGCGTTCATGGCGCCACCCCCTGCGCCGTGCCGCCGGGCACGGTGACCACGACCACGGTCACGTTGTCGTGGCCTCCGCGCTCCAGCGCGAACCGGACGCAGGACCGCGCTGCGGCGAGCGGGTCGGGGCCGCCGCCCCGGACCAGCGCGGCCAACTCGACCGGGTCGGGCACGAGGTTCCACAGCCCGTCGCTGCACAGCACCAGGCTGCCCGCGCCGCCCGGGTCGAAGGTGGCCACCCGCCCGGCGGTGCCGCCGTAGTCGGCGCCCAGCCAGGCGGTCAGCGCATGGGCGCGCGGAGAGCGGGCGGCCTCTTCGGGGCTGAGCAGCGACATCGCGACCATGGCGGCACTCCAGGAGTCGTCGCTGGTGAGCTGCGCGGAGGGTGCTGATCGGGCGCTCGCGGAGACCCAGTAGGCGCGGCTGTCCCCGACCCAGCCCACCCCCAGCGGCCCCCTCGGCGGCACCGCCGCCGCGAGGAAGGTGCACGCCGGGGCCGCGGCCGCCGAGGGGGCGAGCGCCGCGACGTCGTGGTCCGCCCGCCGCACCGCCGCGCCGAGGGCGGCCGCGGTGTCGGCACCGCCCTCCAGCCGCTCGGTGAGCGCGGCGCAGCCGGACTGCGCGGCGGTGCCGGCGGCCGCCTCCGGACGGGGGGAAGTGGACACGCCGTCGCAGACGACGGCGGCGACGGTCGCCGCGGGGCCGGCCGCCGCATCCGCAGCCGCGCCCACCACCCGCACCGCCATCGCGTCCTCGTTGTACTCGTGGCGCAGGCCCCGGTCGCTCACGCCTGCGGCGCGGCCCACTCGGAGTTCGCTGTGATCCGCGGGGGCGCGGCGGCGCATCCCGTCGGCGGGCCCGGTGGCGCCCGCGCCGCCCGCGGGGTGCGCGCCGTGCCCGGTGGAACGCAGGCCGTGGCCGCAGTGCTCGCAGAAGAAGTCCTCCGCGGCTACCGCGTCACCGCACATCGGGCAGGTCAGCACGCTGCGCCTCGCCTCCCCTCTGCCGCGTCGCCGCGGCCGCTGAACGCGCGCGGCCCCGGCGGACGAGCGCGCCGACGCGGCGCCCGCCACCGCCGCGCAGCGGTTCGCCGCCGCACCGCATCCCGTCCCGCTCCCGGTTAGAGGCCATACCCGCGCAAAGCGGTGCCGCTAACGCGGGCGGGGGAACCGGGGCGGGCCGCGCGCTCACAGCAGGGTCCTCGGACGCACCGCGTTGGCGCGGTCGACGAGTTCGCGGCGGCGCGCGCTGTCGGTGGTGATCCGAGCCCGCTCGCGGTAGCTGCGTTCCAGGTTGGTGCGCAGCCCCACCTCGGTCAGCGGCCCGCCGAGCAGCCTCGTGTGCCGGTTCTTCGGGCCGTAACCGGCCAGCACCCAGTCCAGGGCGGTGCGCAGCACGCGCGCGTTGAGCCGGTTGGCGGCTTCGCCGCGCAGTCCGAGCCGGCGCAGACGGGCGACGGCGTCCAGGAACACGGCCTCGGACAGGGTGCCGGGATCGCGGTCGGTCACCAGCACGCTCACCGCCGCCATCTGCGCGGCGATGTAGACGCTGGACAGCTCGGGCACCATGTCCAGCACCCGCACCGCCCCGGCCGGGTCGCCGTGGGCAAGGCGGATCCGGGCCAACCCGAACCCGGCGCTGAGGTAAGAGCGGTCGGTCAGCCACACGGTGCGGTAGAGCCGCTCGGCGTCGGCGAGGCCGCCGGTCAGCTCGCACGCGGCGGCCAGACCCAGCTTGGGCGCCGCCTCGCCGGGCAGGTGGTCGAAAAGCTCCTCGAACCGGTCGCGGGCGTCGGGGCACTCGTGCGCGCCCAGCGCCATCACCGCCCAGTACCAGAACGGCCGCCAGTCGCCGGGGGCCCTGGCGCCGAACTCCTGCAGCTGGTGGGCGGCCTCCTCGCGGCGGCCGACGCCGATCAGGGCGCGCGCCAGCATCAGCCGGGTCTCGGGGGTGGGGCCGGCGTCGCCCTCCAGGGTGGCGACCAGCTCCTCGTCGGGTACGGCGGCGAGCCCGAAGAGCTGGGCCGCCGCCGTATCGCCGGGGTCGACCAGCGGGAACGGCAGCGCGGCGGCCGCTCGGCCGGGGTCGGGCGGACCCAGCAGCCGGTCGGTCTCGTCGATGACCCGGATGAGGTTGCCCGAGGTGAACAGGGGGTGTTCGGAGCCGAACAGGCCGGAGGGTGCCGGGTGGGGGCGGCCGTGCAGGTCGGAGAGGACCTCGCGCAGCACACCGGTGAGCTGCTCGGCCATCTCGGCGGCGTCCTGGAATCGGAGCTGCGGTTCCGGCTGCAGGGCGCGGCGCAGCAGCCGGTCGTAGGAGGGGTGGCGCCGCAGCACCGGCACCTGGTCGGCGTCGGGCAGGTCGTGCTCGTAGGTCCGGGCGAAGTCGAAGCGGAAGCTGAGCACGGCCAGGCAGCGCGCCACCGAGTACAGATCGGAGCTGACCGAGGGGCCGTGGTGGCGCAGCTCGCGCTCGGGGACCCGGTAGCCCGCGGTGGTGTAGACGGGGGCGACCATGTCGTCGATGCGGCGCACCGCGCCCAGGTCGATGAGCTTGATCTGCTCCTCGCTCTGGATGACGTTGTCGGGTTTGAAGTCGCAGTAGAGCAGGCCCTTGCTGTGCAGGTGCCCCAGCGCCCGCAGGGCCTCCAGCCCGAAGGCGATGACCCGGTCGACGGGCAGCCCGTCGGCGCCGGGGTCGCGTTCGCGGTGGTCCACGAGCAGGTCGCGCAGCGACTTGCCGCCCACGTACTCCATGACGATGTGGCCCGCCGGGACCCCGGTGCGCGGATCGGGGTGCTGCACGAAGTTGTAGATCTTGACGACGTTGGGGTGTTCCACCTCGGCCAGCACGCCGCGCTCGGCGGCGGCGGTCTTGTGCGCCTCGGCGTCGCCGACGTTGAGCAGGCCCTTGAGCACCACCCACCGGTCGTTGACGTTGTGGTCGCGGGCGAGGTAGATCCAGCCGAGCCCGCCGTGTGCCAGGCAGCCCAGCACCTCGTACTGGCCGGCGACCAGGTCGCCGGGGGCGAGCTTGGGTGTGAAGGAGAACTCGGTGCGGCAGGAGCGGCAGTAGCCCTCGGTGCGGCCGGGGCGGCCGTCGAAGGAGCGGCCCACGCTGTCGCCGCAGTGGCCGCACACCCGGTTCTTCTCGGCGACGACGGGGTCGCTCAGCACCGCGCTGGCGGGGTCGCGGTAGGGCACCGGCGGCACCTGCACCAGGCCCAGACCGAGCAGGCCCCGCGAGGAGGGGACGCCGGTGCGGCTGGGGGCGGCGCCGGAGGAGCCGCGGCCGGAGTGCGCGCGGGGACCCGACGAGGTGGACAGGCGGGGCGCGCGGAGACTGGGTGAGCGCCCCGAGGACGACGCGGTGCCGTCGAACGCGCTGTCGGCGCCGCTTCGGCCGTCCTCGTCGGAGGACGCGCCGGAGTCCGGCTCGGGAGCCGCGGCACGGCCGCCGCCTCTGGACGGGGCGGGCGAACGCGGCGCGGGAGCGGGGGCGGTGGGCAGGTTCTCCGGGGCGTGCGCGGCCCGCGGCGCGGGGACGATCCCTTCGGATACCACTGGGGCCATGCCGCACTGGTCGCAGTAGCCGTCGTCGATCACGCCGGTGCAGTCGGTGTCGGTGCACTCGGT is a window from the Streptomonospora litoralis genome containing:
- a CDS encoding DUF6221 family protein, with translation MTIVEFLNARLAEDESAAHAASPGTGGPERARADVGAKRGIVEGYNETYRECMDTLNNGAQSASEEDGAWSALHAWRRALEHLAAVYAAHPDYDLSWKR
- a CDS encoding glutamate ABC transporter substrate-binding protein, which produces MPLRRLVSAAAAAAVLAAAAACTDTVGVHTSVADATALRIGVKTDQPGLGLRTDGGDYEGFDVDVALYIADELGVPRESVEFVGVTSRERERVLVRGKVDLVLATYSITQLRKTVVTFGGPYYVAHQDILVRAGDTSVDGVADLAGKRLCQGAGSNSANRVIEEREVAAVRVERPDYSDCIDLLAEGEVDAVSTDDLILAGYLATAPASFRLVNAPFTSEKYGVGVAKEDLAGCEAVNRAITRMYQDGTAAWLLRKWFGDTGLDLNTSVPQFEGCG
- a CDS encoding FHA domain-containing protein, which encodes MPTCPAGHRSLGDAYCDVCGLLIPTPPIGLRTGMSEEVPDERCPDCAAERAGRFCEACGHDFAAAASTEASPLPLADDHPVAGPGAAESAAPGARTGRPDSSGGAAEATWWAIVAADPAYYQAMADSGVLDPGALVFPSHAPQRRVPLNRARVRIGRRSLSRGLHPEIDLAGPPEDPAVSHAHAALLARPGGAWALVDEGSTNGTTLNGTGNPVPRNTEVALHETDRIYVGAWTVITLHRQWG
- a CDS encoding vWA domain-containing protein, yielding MNARAPGRAPDFAVRVDQNPWLAPGGTEVHAIVQVTAHPTADSGPVPPAAEVVVVDTSGSMHGEKLSAAKRAARAAVDALRNGVEFAVVAGRDTARVVYPATTGLAPASPRTRAEAHAAVDGLTAAGGTRMGAWLRTAGALFEPLGPGVLKHAILLTDGRNNERPDTFDPVLAEHAGRFVCDCRGVGTDWHVGELRRVAEALLGGVGIITDPERLAEDFRAMARAAMDKAVADVALRLWTPRGASVAALVQVAPSVHDLTARRTASGRLSGDYPTGSWGAETRAYHLHLRVPTGATGRRMRAGRVRPVPAGTDASHTVCGDVLAAWTADYDRAARTDPVVAHYTGRTELARAVQEGLHARRQGENDSATERLGHAVALAHASGNDATAALLDRVVEVVDAATGTVRLRPAVSRADEMTLDTHSTRTVPTRGGDREPGAV
- a CDS encoding PP2C family protein-serine/threonine phosphatase, which codes for MLTCPMCGDAVAAEDFFCEHCGHGLRSTGHGAHPAGGAGATGPADGMRRRAPADHSELRVGRAAGVSDRGLRHEYNEDAMAVRVVGAAADAAAGPAATVAAVVCDGVSTSPRPEAAAGTAAQSGCAALTERLEGGADTAAALGAAVRRADHDVAALAPSAAAAPACTFLAAAVPPRGPLGVGWVGDSRAYWVSASARSAPSAQLTSDDSWSAAMVAMSLLSPEEAARSPRAHALTAWLGADYGGTAGRVATFDPGGAGSLVLCSDGLWNLVPDPVELAALVRGGGPDPLAAARSCVRFALERGGHDNVTVVVVTVPGGTAQGVAP
- a CDS encoding serine/threonine-protein kinase, which translates into the protein MTECTDTDCTGVIDDGYCDQCGMAPVVSEGIVPAPRAAHAPENLPTAPAPAPRSPAPSRGGGRAAAPEPDSGASSDEDGRSGADSAFDGTASSSGRSPSLRAPRLSTSSGPRAHSGRGSSGAAPSRTGVPSSRGLLGLGLVQVPPVPYRDPASAVLSDPVVAEKNRVCGHCGDSVGRSFDGRPGRTEGYCRSCRTEFSFTPKLAPGDLVAGQYEVLGCLAHGGLGWIYLARDHNVNDRWVVLKGLLNVGDAEAHKTAAAERGVLAEVEHPNVVKIYNFVQHPDPRTGVPAGHIVMEYVGGKSLRDLLVDHRERDPGADGLPVDRVIAFGLEALRALGHLHSKGLLYCDFKPDNVIQSEEQIKLIDLGAVRRIDDMVAPVYTTAGYRVPERELRHHGPSVSSDLYSVARCLAVLSFRFDFARTYEHDLPDADQVPVLRRHPSYDRLLRRALQPEPQLRFQDAAEMAEQLTGVLREVLSDLHGRPHPAPSGLFGSEHPLFTSGNLIRVIDETDRLLGPPDPGRAAAALPFPLVDPGDTAAAQLFGLAAVPDEELVATLEGDAGPTPETRLMLARALIGVGRREEAAHQLQEFGARAPGDWRPFWYWAVMALGAHECPDARDRFEELFDHLPGEAAPKLGLAAACELTGGLADAERLYRTVWLTDRSYLSAGFGLARIRLAHGDPAGAVRVLDMVPELSSVYIAAQMAAVSVLVTDRDPGTLSEAVFLDAVARLRRLGLRGEAANRLNARVLRTALDWVLAGYGPKNRHTRLLGGPLTEVGLRTNLERSYRERARITTDSARRRELVDRANAVRPRTLL